Within Rhipicephalus microplus isolate Deutch F79 chromosome 9, USDA_Rmic, whole genome shotgun sequence, the genomic segment GTAGAGAACAGCCTAGTGCACGACAAGTGCCCGGATTGAAATCGCATGCGATACTGCAGGGTATCGTCAATCGGTTACGTTATCACCGACGCTCATTGTAGGCTAAAATCGGTCCTCCTGCGCAGGTGACGACTTGCAGACAGTTCAGCAGCGTGTGTGAAACTAGACACGGACACATGACAATTTTATTTTGTTGAGCAACAGTGCCGGTGCACGTTGGCACTCTCTTTTGAACGACGAAGGTTGTAAAtgctatttgaaatggtttcccTCGAGCAATCAACTCCGTTCTGGGCTCGCAGTCTCAAGGCAGCAGTAGCTTTACCGAAATGGGTCAGCCGAGATATATGGCTGTGGCCCCAAGTCAGGGACCCTCTGGCAACGGCCGCTCGCTGGACCTAAAAGCTGTGGCCCCGAGTCCGAGCTGTCGAATTATGCCCCCACAATGCtccgcattttcggtggagacGAAAATAATTGAGGCCCACGTGTACTTCGATTTAGGTCCACGTTGAAGATTTCCGGAgccacggcgttcttcataatCGTAGCGTTGTTTTGGGACGGTGCGCCACGCTGCCGCTCTTCTCCACGAAGGCCTGCGAAAAGAACATTGCACTCACTTTTCAACCACTTCTTGGACGAAACTTGCTTTTCGAATAAGCACCCTTTGAGGTGTCTTTTTGTACACGCTCACTTTCGAGTCACGTGCGCAATATCAGCATGGCGTAGCGTACAGGAGACACAAAAAGACTCCCTAAAAGGTGCACCTCTATTGACCACTCCATCCTTTAGGGAGTCTTTTTGTGTATTTCCTGCAAACTCGCTTCTTTCATGTCAAGGACGCTGCATGATGCTGATAGCGCGCACGTAACCCGAAAGTACCGGGCGAGTGCGTACAAAAAGACACCTCAGAAGGCGCTATAGCGTGGAGATTATTCTAAAAGGAATACTTGGCAGTATGGCCAGTATTACATATACTGTCCTTACGATACATAATAAACCGTGATTTCTACCTGGAGAAGCACGCACTCGACAAATAAACAATTACAGAAGTCCCTCGTTTAGTAGCGCTATAGcagtgcaaatagtgaatttcagaGGCGAACCTAATAAGTATAAATAGCGATGAAATCGAATAGATGTTTTCGAATAACATTTCTGAGAGCAATCCGAGGACTGattatttgaaataaatatgcGCAAACTTTCAGCAACGATCACCACGATTATGAACTGCGTTGAGGTTGTGTATACAGCAGCGGCTTTGGAATATTTTGTAACTGTGCGTTGAAATACAGCAGTGACTACAGTACTGAATATAATAACTTCGTCACCAGCTTCTAAATAAAAATTGGGATATAACAACCGAAGAATTCTGAACCGCACATAATTAAAGATGTAATGAAACAGATAAACCTGTCATCACCACATGGGCCTAGGAACTGAAAGCGCGTTGATATCAATGTTTAAAGATGTATCTGCTAGACCAATTTACGCATATGCAATATACCTGTGCCTGTTGTTATTCATGAAGCTTAATGCAGCCACATATAGTCCCCACCTTCAGTTGTTACAAGATGAAGACAGGCAAATGGTTAATGCGATCATAATAAAAACCGAGTTAGAGCGAAAATACTTGTGCTGCAATCATATTATTAAATTGTGGATTAAAGTAAGAAAAGTGACGTTCGGCTGTTTTAAGGCGTCGTTGCTTCGAGGCTTTTGTGCTAAAATATTCGTCATTTCGAATGTATACGTTTCGATTGTAGCATTGAACCGAATGGAATGGTTCGACATTTTTCGGATATTCGCACAAACCATGCGGGACACCGAAAAAGACCACTCTCTGCGCCCCGTGTGGTCGGACTTTCATTTGAAGACCGTTTTTGTTTGTAACTTGACGTGGCTATTTGAGACATCAAGCGGTGTGTCAGAGCATTGCCATCGCTGTGCTGACGTGTGTAGTATATGctgaccaggaaaatgtgtttttGGACGCACATATTCATTTTCTGTAACCGCTTGGGAAGCTGCGTGAACACTGCCCCGTGACGCCGGTGTCCAGACATCCGTGATGATGAAATCGATCACAAATAGCTGTTCACAGTCTGCATAGTCAGCACATACTTACAGTCTCTTAAAGCGCAATTGTGTGCACCACTTCTTTTAGCTATTAATATCAAGGGctaagaaagcaaaataaatCGAGCTTTGGATAAACTGAACCTACTGCATCACAAATTTAATTTTCTTCATTTAACTTCATGGCAAGCCATGTTTATTCTAGGCTTCTCTGGAGTGTTTAATATCACCTGGGCGTTTTCATTTTTTCAGAGCAGGTAGAGAGATTGTCATCGTATTAATTAACTACATCTGGAGACGAACACACATGGACAGCATTATGATTCGTCTGGTTCATCGGATCGTACTGAAAAAAGACTAAACTGAGCGAGaagtcaaaacgaaaagacggAATGCATACTAAACTTAAAGTGTATATAGTCCAATATGTGTGTTTCTTCGATTAGTCCTAACCAAATAGGGTCGACCTATTAGGTTTTGTAAGCTCTTCAGTTTCCCACGATGGTATCTTAATTTTTCTCATTTAACCACCAAGCAGAACGGCAATGCTAGAAGCGAAGGATCAATCCATTACTCTTTCGGAGTCCTTCCATAATCAGGAAGTTCCGTATCATATAAATATTTCAGGGTGCGTTGTTTACGCTATAATCAAAGCATATACTGTAGCATACTTATGCGTCAGCATCATACCGGTTATTCTCATTCAGCGCATAAAACGATAATCAAAACAGGATATACCTATGCTCCTTCGCGTTGCGTGCTGGACCATAGCTGCTAAAATCCGCATCACTCTTCTCTTTGTGTCCATCCGCTGGATCAGCTCTTCCCTTTACACGATGCATGGTCTTAGGCGAGTAAAATGTTCTTACCACAGACTGCAGAACTGTGAGCTGATTTCAAGAACATGCACGTTATGCAACGAACAACCTCTTAGAAACATGTACATGGATCATCGAAATAGATAATCTGTTTCTGTCTGGGGAATCCAGCAGGAGGCTTAAGCTTTTTCGTACAAAACAACAAAGTCAGCCATATTTTCTGGCTCttcagggggaggggggtggTGGCTGAAACTGGAGGGCCCGGTTCTTTTGAACCCTGGAAAAGCAGCCCCCGGTTGCACCTGGTGTCTACATAGTCGGCCAGCGTGCACTCACGGCGAGCGCGTCGGGCACGGCGATGGTGGAGACTCCCGCGCGTTCGATTTCCTCGCTCTGGTGGCAGAAGCAGAGGAACAGCGTGTCCAGCGTCATCTCGTAGACCGAGAGGAAGCAGTGCGCCACCAGGAAGGAGAACAGGGCGCCCGCCGTCAGGGGAGCCCACGGGCCCCACAGCAGGTGGCCCACCTTGGCCTGCGGCGGAAATTCGGAGAGTTACTCTACTCTAGGGGAACATGTGGTTCATGAAGGCGTACACACCTCGGTGAGCCTGTGTCCGGCGAGCGTAGTGCCGGCGACCACGGACGCCTTGGCGAGCAGCAGCACGAAGTCGCCGACGCAGTTGACCGTGGCCACGCGTAGGGCGTTGCGCGACAGCAGCTGCCAGGCCTCGCTTGCAGCACGACAGAGGCTGTAGCCGCGGGCAGCTGCGATAGCGAGGGATGCCATGCATGTCGGGGGCAGCTATATCGGCTCACGCGAGGGGAATGCATCCAAGCCAGTATAACGCTAATTACAAGCTTTCGAAAGTTAACTCGCTAGAATAAGCGCGCCAGTATTATATGTGGTTGCGGCGCGTTTGTAGAAGCCAGTTCATGCAACGCATATAGAAAAGTACGCGTGTTGAGTCGATTTCCTTTGCGGAGACTCGGATTTTCTCTCGCCGTTAACGATGTATTATGCAGCGCTTGCGCTTATTGCGGCGgtaatacatgaaaaaaaaagaaattaaacaAATCATACGACTGAGAACTGTGTCGGCTTAATAATCTGCAAAGCTTACACACTATCGAGCCACAATCCTTTTGAGCTGAATGCCAATTCTGCGCGCAGCAGACGGATTAGACATGCTACAGGTTGTGGCAAGAGCCCCGTTGGAAGCGCCAGTGCGACGGCCTCAGCCAACGGAATAAGGATTCTATTGCCCTTCCTTCCATTCCCCTTTTACCCTCAATACAATTAACATCACCATCCGCCAAATCCTCATCGCTACGTGTAAGGCGTTTACGCACCGAGCATGATGAAGGCGTTTCTGTTGAGAAACCTCAGTGCCGCTATGCTGCAGCACGAGCAGAGACAGCAGGCTGTTTTCTTGTCGGGCTTGCGACGGCTGGCGAACTTGCAGGCCAGCTTCAGCACTCGGGCGATGGCGACCAGCAGCGAGCCCAGAAGCACGGAGCCCAAGTGGTAGCGCATCAGTCGCCACAGACTGGCGCACTGCGCCGACCACCCGGTGCCCCTGCACAGGTGTCGAGCCCGCTTACCCACAACAGAGACGCTCACGTCATGACGGATGATGAGCAGCGCGAAAATGCGGAATTACAGGTAAATCTACACGTACACCATTCAGCGCGTAACGTGTACACTGTGCGCCGCGCCCTCTCCCACAAGGGACGGGCTGTGTGCACACGGTACGGCGAGAAGGGCGTTTTTAAGGAGGAAAGTGCAGAAATGTTAGCGCCGCACGGAAACGACCCCTCGAGTAGGGCTACATCGATATCTACATAAATCCATTTCCTTCTGGACGTTGCCCTAGCGTGGCTTGCTGTAGTGGCTATAGCGTACACGCATACTGACGCAGCCAGTTCAAATCTTGGGTGTTTGCTGTAAATTTTCTGAAATTTATTTCTGAATGTGATGCCTGTATGTCGATTGCACATCTAATGAAATGCCTGCACAAACTTAAAAATGATGGTTTAGTCAACCAagaccagcttttttttttcgcgcaaaaaGTTGCTGCTCCCTATATCAAGAAGGAGTAAAGCACCTTCACACGGCAAGAGCGAAAGGAGCAGCAGTCTGTCCCTTCGAAGTTACCACCGAAAGGGAGGAGTGACTGTGGGAGGTTAATTACTCCCCTGAAAGAGAtctaccaacgcctcctagatttcccgtgcctgtcggatgagcgcgaaacgccggtcatctatgacggcgctgcctacgtaagggtaagggtctttgtacttggcctttgagatcggaAATTTTGGCGTTTGTTACTAATTTCAAAGGATACCTTGTATTAAAAAAAGTTGCTtgttgaatgacggcgtcacttacgtagggttaattataattaagtttacaaaacttttttacgttattttcgttgcatataagctccaaaaacgtaaaaacctatttgaagacacccctacttgagtggcgccatcaccatagttccgacgaccgccgctttccaagtgaccgccgataatccggcaggcatgggaaatctaggaggcgttgatcTACGTACGCGTGTCAGCGCGTGGCTTTTTGGCGTGACGTTGCGTCCTCCTTCTGTACAGAAAGCGGTGACGCGTCATAAAGCGCTGCAATGCGTACGTGTGGTAGGGCCTTTAGGGTGTATGGAGAGAAGTGGACGCGAAgattcgtctctctctctctataggaAGAGGGCGCTGCGCTAATTTTGCACGCCACGCGCTGACACGCTGCACGTGCGCGTTTAAGGGAGGATCGAGGAGTTCCCGTTATTCTTTCGCTTCCTCAGTCAAACCTTCCCGTTCGTGACCTGGAAACATTGCTCGAAGCCATCGCCTTCAGCGTGTCACATGGACTAACCTGAATATCAACTCCGGCAGTGATCACTCTATATTATTCGAACATCTCGCAAAGGGTACATCAACTCTGGAAGAAGAGGCGACACAATCGACGACTGAGGCTGAGAACTGCTAGACTCCATTTTCCAATTCAGAAGTATACTACAAAGCTCGCCTTCCAACAATGGGGTCCGCCTCGGTGTATTAGTGGCTAGGGTGCCCTGGTTGAATGAAGGTGGCGGGTTCGACTCCGGCCGTAGCGGTCGCATTTTAAtgaaggtgaaatggtagaggcccctCTACTTTGTGATGTCAGTGGACATTAAGGAACACCATTCAGATGGTctaaattcctggagccctctattacggcgtttctcgtaatcatatcttGGGTTTGAGACATAAAACcccacttattattattattattattattattattattattattattattattattattattattattattattattattattattattattattattattacaaatgGGGCAAAATGCCAAAGCGTGCATGGCTACCAAGACAGCAGGAGAACGTGGCAGCGGCGTTTATTGGACCCTGTCATATCGTGTACCACCAACTATCATCACATATTAACACATTACTTCGCTCCCGAACAAAGATGACCTTTTAATTATCTCCGCGACAACCACCAATGCAAGTTACGTGAACGCCAAATGATCATCTCGCATAACGGAGAGGGAGGTTAGACGCGTGCTTGCGAACCTAACCAGTACCTGACCTCGTCAATAACAACCTAGATTACAGCTCCATTGTAGCCATAGTTAATTTTTTTAACCACTGCCTTGATTCCTGTGCCCTACCAGTTGCGTGGAGGCACGCCAGAGTTAGTTTCACACCTAAATCTGGCAAGCCCATAAACAAAGCCAACCTACACCAGATTTCCCTCGCTTCATGCATTGGCAAGGCACTTGAAGACGTCATTCTCAACCGTTTTAACAAATTCATAAAAGAACACGACTTGTATACCCTCACGAAAGAATAGGCTTTCGCACATCCCTATCCCGCCAAGATGCCATGCTTCGCCTGAAGCATGACATCACTATCCCTAACTTTTGCCTCGATACTCAAGTAGTTCTCAGTCTCGACCTCCATGGGGCAACGTCAGCCACACCGCCATACCGAGTCAACTGAATGCTATAGGCGTTGGCCAAAAATACATAATTGCACATCTACGTTCCTTTCGGACTGCGCGGCGACTATTACATTGTCTGAATATTCTTGCTCTTACTCCACGCGGCACACCTCAAGGACCAGTGTTATCCCCTCTCCCTTTCAATCTTGCCATGAAGCCATTGGCGAGATCCATAGCAGATCTAAAATTTTCACTTTGTGCGAAACACATTACCCTCTCGATGACGGTCCCATTCAAGAGACCCCGCAGACTGCCGGTAACATCAGTCTAGTCTGTTCATTCAACTGCTCCTTTTCCCTGCCCATGGGAAAAGCACATCTCAGATATACAAATAACACTGAAAAACACGCCCGTACTCAGGCTCTGGGTGCTTCGACTACACATACAATGAAGTTGACTAAACACACACACTATTAAATCACTTCGGACAACTGCAGACCACACTCTATAGCCTTTCAGGAAGAATATCTAGTAAGTACGGCGGGCTACGAGAGGCAGAGCTCCACCACCTCGTCCAAGGCTTCGTCCTCAGTATGGCGGCTCATTCTCTTCCTCATCTGTACCGCGTGAAAAGGTAAGAAAATGAACACCCTGTTGCGCAAAATCTACAAGTTCGCTGTCGGACTACCCATTCGAACGTCCACCGAACGGCTCATGGAGACGGGCAGATTGAACTCCTTTACCGAAATTATTGAAGCTCACTTAACCTCACAATATGCCCGTCTCTCCAGCACTCAGACCGGAAGGTGCATACTCGAAACTCTCGGGCCAACTGCAACCACTCAAATAAAACACCCTATTTCGAATGAAATACACATGAATCGACACACTGCCTTAAGAACATGCACCCTGCAGTGCGCACCCCGAGCAACGGCTACAACAGCGTGCAAGAACTCTTGAAAAACGGTTTTCTCCTTCTAGAGACGGGCTGTATACGTCGTTGCTGCCGAATGCAGTACCCGTCCTTTTTCCGCCCTCTCACTTGTCAACTCACAAGGCCAGATACTTTCTTCCACTTCTGAGGAAGCGGAGGAAGCCACCATTGTCCTTACAATTCTAAATTATTCCCTTATTATGAGTGGCTCAAAAACGGCCATCTATACTTTTGGAGCGGGGCAGGGTGTCTAAAACAGCCCTCGCCCTCCTAATGGCTCATATCCTTCATACGAAGACGCGGACCTTGCCGGTAACGAAGGGTCCAGGCGCAAGCGTTGGAAGAATCAAGCTCCATTTCAACTACGGCACCGTTTGCTGAGTGGGATCGCCATCTCACGTTTCATGACATTTGCAACCACTATATACCGCCTCGGCCGTTTAACCTTACCGCCACTAATAACAAAATTCCCGTGCAAGTGTACTGTGGCTACATATGCAGCAACGCACCTTCCCTCTCGCTACCTTTTTCACTTTTCACCGCTCTTTTCACCCGTCCTCCTCCTGTAAGTATTGCTCCGCAAGGAAAGCAAATCTTATTCATATCGTGTTCCGCCGAGAAGTATCGAGGAGCAGTGGGGGGCTGCTTTGCGCAGCTTGATACCCAACGTCCAGGAGGGCATCCTGGGTTAGACAGAGAGGGTTGCGGACCATCTCCATTTCAGCGAGAAAAATAAAGCTTCTGACTACCCAGCTCAACTCACACGGGCTGATAGTGTACGTGCGCATTCATTGCCGACCATCAAGCACTCGGGGGAGGTGGTCCCCGAGCAAACCTGGCGCCAATGGCCCCCAAACTACGCTAAAAATGCAAATATCGCGCTTCGTGGCTCTACAAAGTGTTTCACGTGACATGGTATACGGCGCATATACAAGGAGTGTCAGTTGTGACTTGTCGTCTGCACTGCTTTGCCACGCAGACACCCTTGCGTTTTTTTCTAGCCGCTTGAATATCGAGCGCGATTTCGATTCGTCTTGTCTGCTTCCGACTGCGCTAGCGGAGATAACAGCCGACCAACGCGAAATGTGCTGCCGTTGTAAGTTCACGCTGTTTTACGATGaaataagtggcgaggaggaAATAGAGCTTGAATGAAGGGTAGCGAAAGGGACCAAGAAACCGCTCCCCCGTCTTACAACTCGGAGTGGGCCCTGCGAGCTGAATGTCGATTAGGGACGGCAAACTTTTCACCTACCTGTAGAAGTACCAGTCTGCCGCGGCGCCTGCCACTACGACCTCCTGGCAACTGACGGCCACCTGGAGCAGCCAGCACAGGGCCAGCAGGAGGTACCAGGGCCCGAGGCGAAGCAACGAGTCCTGTCTCAGCAGCACTGTCACGTCAGCGCCTTCCTTGGCGACCGCCGCGTCACCCGCCGTCAGCAGAACCAGCATCGCGACTGCTCCAGCCGCCCAAATGACCACGCAGAAGCACAGCGTCTGCACGTGGAAGGTATGAACAGACCGTTATATGTGTTTATATTTCCAGCAGTATTGCTTgaaatgtggagcatttcttagtcgcacgatgtcgcgcttcggcgCTGTCCCACTGCGTATGATCGCGTCTCATGCCGCATGAACCGTGCCGGCCCAGGAACACACCCGCATAGCTGTCACTCCCCTcgctcgcctcgcaaggccgacgcaggcagcgtctgctcgcGCTGCGCAACCGTTCTATATGTAGACACTGGATCACGCGTTCGGAATTCATGGTTTCATCgattggcagattcggagtggCTGATGAACTCTGCACCGGGGCACTATACACTCTGGCAACAACAGCGAATCCACCAATGGAACACATGCgctccctctggagcaaatggcagggtTCATTGGCTGCCATTTGCTCTGGAGCAAATGGTGCCCAGTGAGCGGTTGCGTAAGGCGagcggtcgtttttttttttttttttttttttactggcagACGCTGCCTgagtcggccttgcgaggcgagagaggggaagGAAGTGACAGTTTTGAGGGTGTCTTCCTGGGTCGGCACGAGACGCGATCATACACAGTTAAGTTGTAGACGCGCAACCGCCGACATCGTGCATTTAAAAAAATGTATTTAAATATGCTTTCCATGACCTTTTGTCACTTTTGGTCACGCGGTAACAAAAAGCTCCCTTGTGTTATAGTTATTCTACGCACTATACTCGTGCACTGATCTACTTGAAGGCGAAAGCCCAATTTTTcaaataaaattggcagatcccacgtacagtggggatcgacgatatgcgaagcgcgaatgaggaagggtgataggtcactttaaaatcagcacaacgttaagaggcaaattatgccgtacatgacttccatgtcatgattataatgtttggacgtttcatttaccttcataTATTAATGTCACCTGACACCAACTTTgctatatatggagctagcgaaacggccgcgagcgcgctacgagcgtagcatgtagttatgtttcaCATGgaatccatatcatgattatcttgtttggacgtgtcatttacaattatcgtccattcaggtcacgtaatacaaaattttgtatatgcGTAACTAGTGAAACGGACGCGAgaacactatgagcgtagcatgtagtcatgttttacatgaaacgcatactatgattatcaggtttagacgtgtcatttacatttgtcatctattcacttcccgtgataccaaatttggtacatgtggagctagcgcaacggcgacgagcacgtcatgaagggcccaatatacaccttttcataaacgcctccctgggcgccgccatagccctccttgggctgtgcaatttggcgcgtcccctcgaaaatgcacatGCAACGCTgtgcccttagcctttgtactctcgcgcccagcccatcatggcggtgttttttttttttccttcctgtgaaaagctgtatactccgacgcaacgtggacgcacgcgcaggctgggcgcagcgacgccacgcttgcaaaacgcgagcactctatagtgcgacgccaggcgcgaccggtgcgaaatgcgacatgctgcatttcgcgccgaagaCGTTGCTTAGACatcaccgcgtctgcctctcttcgtgacggagaaaCGCCACGCGCCGGctcaagtcgaaatgtattggcgccttgagtgtgacgTGTATtaacgttcttacatgacacgcatctcatgattatcgtgtttgcaccagtcacataccttcgtcagccattcacgtgacgtaatactaaattttggcatatgtgaaggtaccgaaacggccgcgagcgcatcatgagtgtgggacgtagtcatgttacatgacacacatgtcataat encodes:
- the LOC119164821 gene encoding choline transporter-like protein 1 isoform X1, giving the protein MGCCCDRSNQVHSAGGLDRQRSCTDPGWLLVFAAFSAGLGVLLSWAVRKGGDPLRLLHGVDSQGNVCGRGDQRPLPGVPGSGQNTTGLTLLVLEDAMGHKRHCAASCPPGYRQTVFRRCVLDSGPVGFVQRTVNVSGMLIQEVVQDLAVCRQELGYMGLVAIGLSVVALFLLRYCVALLVWLLLAMVSLGCVGGTCYLWFTWNARRRNAQPNQGAWLVAAIAGTTGMVLLMLTVLVLRKRIQLVTALFGEAGKALTAMPGLLLQPAWTLCFCVVIWAAGAVAMLVLLTAGDAAVAKEGADVTVLLRQDSLLRLGPWYLLLALCWLLQVAVSCQEVVVAGAAADWYFYRGTGWSAQCASLWRLMRYHLGSVLLGSLLVAIARVLKLACKFASRRKPDKKTACCLCSCCSIAALRFLNRNAFIMLAARGYSLCRAASEAWQLLSRNALRVATVNCVGDFVLLLAKASVVAGTTLAGHRLTEAKVGHLLWGPWAPLTAGALFSFLVAHCFLSVYEMTLDTLFLCFCHQSEEIERAGVSTIAVPDALAAFVEKSGSVAHRPKTTLRL